GTATGGGCCGAAAGGGCGGCAATGCCCGGCTGCAGCTTTATCGCAGCACCAGGGGGCGTGCGCGTGCCTTCGGGGAAGATGATGATCTGCCGCCCCTCCTTCGCCGCCCGGTCGGCATCGGCCAGCAGGGTGCGCAGCGCCTTGGCTCCACCATCGCGGTCCACGCCGATCATGCCGGTCAGGCGCAGCATGGGGCCAACGAGCGGAATGCGCTCAAGCTCGCGTTTCATGACATAGGTGGGCAGGGGCACGATGTTCATCCACGCGAATGTGTCGAACATGGACTGGTGCTGGCATGCCAGCAGGCAGGGGCCGGGGGGCAGGTGTTCAAGCCCGCTCACCTGTATGTTGATGCGGCAGATGCGTTCCAGCCCGCGCAGGGTCAGCCCTGTCCACAGCTTGGCATAGGCCAGCGCGTATTTTTTGCCAAACAGCCGGATGGCGAAGGCCGCGATGCCCATCATCAGGGTCAGCACGACAAAATACAGGTTGAACACGAAGGCGCGCAGTACGGTCATGGGGCTAACAGGTCCATCCGGGTGGTTCAGCGCTATCCTAACACCAGAAAACGCGGCCTGCGACAAGCCGCCCGCTCACCCCATGGGGGCGACGGGGCGCGTATCGGCATGGTTGAGCAGCCCGTGCAGCGGGCGGGTCAGGCGGGCGACATCAAGGCACGCGAGCAGCCATTTGTCATATTCCACAACCATGAGCCGGATTGTGCCGGGGTGCAGCGGGTAGCGCAGGGCAGGCGAACGGATGGGGTAGCCATACAGATGCACCTCCGGGATGGTGCGCGCGATCTCGAGCATGGCGCGGCGGATATGATAGCCCGCGGTCACCACGATCACGCTCTTCATGCCGTATTCATGCACCCATGTGGCGGTTTCATCCGCATTGCCCAGCGTGGAGGCGGCCCGGTGGCCCAGTGTCGTGTGGGTCCACAGCGCCAGGGGCACGGGAGGGGGCTGGTGGCGCAGGAAATCACCCAGCGTTGCATGCCGGTCCACGCCCGAAATCAGCAGCCGGTCGCCATAACCCTGCGCCAGTAACGCGAGCGACTGCTCGATCCGGCCCTGCCCGCCGGTCAGCGCCACGATGCCATCGGCATGCGGAGGCACGGCGGGCGGGCGGCGGGCATCGACGATGAACCAGCCCAGCCCGGCACTCCACGCCACAAGGCCCAGCAGGCACAGGCCCGCCAGCAGGCAGCGCAGGCGTGTCATGGCAGGCGGCGCAGCCAGGCCCGCACGGTCAGCTGCGTGGTGGCCCAGCCGGTCAGCCCGGCAGCGGGCGGCAGGATTACGAGCATCCACAGCAGGGCCGGGGGCAGCAGGCCGGTCCAGGCCTGCACGTCGTGCCAGTCGGGTGCGGTGGCGGGGGCATCGCCCATGGCGGTAAAGGGGGCGGCAAGGTGCGACAGCGCCAGCAGCATGGGCAGCGCCAGCACGCTGCCCCACACGCCGCCCCACAGCGCCAGCAGCCCCACGCGCGTGGCGAAACGGCCCGAGATGTAGCTGTCGGTCGCCCCCAGCGCATGGATCAGCCCGATGGCCTGCCGCCGCGTGAGCAGACCCGCCCGCGTCGCGGCCATGACCACGCATACCGCTACTGTCATCACCACCAGCACCGCCAGCCCGGCGCAGGCCTGCAGGCTGCCCGCAAGGGCCGCCAGCCGGTCGCTCCAAATGCTGTCATGCTCCATCAGTAGGCCCGGCGCCTGCGCCTGCAGCCGGGGCAGAAGGCTGGCTGCCACGTCCTGCCCCGGCGCGGTGTGCAGTTCGATCACGGCGGGCAGCGGCAGGCTGGGGTCGCCGGTCTGCTCGATCCACGGGGCGAGTAGCGCGCGCAGTTCGGCATCACTCAGGCGATGGGTGTCGGTAATGCCGGGGGTAGCAGCCAGGATGGCCAGCACCGCATCGATGCGGGTTGGGGGCATCTGGCCCATGGCGGCGGTAGCCGTGGCGGGATCGGTGGGTCCGGGCACCTGCACCGTGGTCACCGCACCCGCCCCGTGCGTCCAGCGTTGCGAGAGGCTGTGCGCTGCAATGCCGCCCGCGAGCGCGAGGGCTGCAAGAAAAGCCATGCTGCCCACAAGGAACGGCAGGAACCGCCCCGGCAGTGCCTGCCGCAGGGCCAGACCGTCATGATAGCGCTGGCGGGCCATCAGCCGTGATCCCGCACGAGATGACCGTGGACCAGCTCGATGGTCGGGGCGGGGTATTTCGCCACGATGGCATCGTTATGGGTCGCGACCACGATGGTGGTGCCCAGTTCGGCCAGGCGGTGGAACATGCGCATCAGGCGGCCGGCCTGGCGTTCGTCAAGGGCATTGGTCGGCTCATCGGCCACCAGCAGGGCCGGGCGGTAGATCACGGCGCGCGCAATGGCCACGCGCTGCTGCTCGCCACCCGAAAGCTGCGGCGGCAGGGCATCGAGCCGGTGCTCAAGCCCCACCCATTTCATGATGGCGTGTACTTCATGCGCAATCTCGGCCTCGGCGCGGTGCTGCAGGCGCAGCGGCAGGGCCACGTTGTCGAACACGCTCATGTCAGGCAGCAGGCCGAAATCCTGCTTCACAGCCCCGATGCGCCGCCGCAGCCGGGCAAGCCCCGCGCGCCGCGTCTGCATGACCGGCACGCCCAGAATCTCGACCATGCCCGAACTGGCCTGCACCTCAAGCGACAGGATGGACAGCAGCGACGACTTGCCAGCCCCCGATGGCCCCAGCAGCCAGCGGAATTCGCCCTGCGCCACATCAAGGCTGACATGCGACAGCGCGGCAACACCGGTCTGGCTGCCACCATAGGCGTAGCTGACATCATGCAGGCGGAACATAGGGGCGGGTCCGTCCGTTTTGGTTACATGGTGCGCGCGGCGATGGTGGAGAGCGTGGCGCACAGGGCTGCCAGCGCCATGAGCATCAGCCCGTCAAACACCAGCGAGGACGGCGTAAGGAAATGCGACCCCACCTCAAGATGGTCAGGAATGGAGTGGGCCACATGAGCGATCATGTCGCGGGCCTGCGGGTCGCTGCCCGCCGCTCCGTTGATGATGCCGATCACATGCGGCAGCGCGCTCCAGCCAATACCCAGCACCAGTACCAGCGGCGCCACCAGTTCGGAAACCTGCTGCACGAGATAGAACGCGAAATAGAACACCGCCCACACGCCAACCCGCACGATGCGCGACCCGTTCAGCCTGCCGGAGGGGGCGGAATCAGGTGGCAGCGTGCGGTCCTGGGAATGGTTGGAAAAGGAACTGTCCATCAAATCAAGACTCCGGCAAGGGGCGGCTTCCCCGGATTGTAGGAAATGCATTCCTGCCCGAGGTAGCGATGGCTTGTATTAAATGCAAACTTCTGCCTTGTGCATATGGCAAACAGCGAAGGTCGCCGGAGCAATGGATCACGCCAGCCCACAGCAGGCCGCGTCATGCGGGCAGCCCCGCCCTGAAGCCCCGCCGGTCATGATCTTTCGGGTAGGGGAGCGGCAGTACGGCCTGCCGGCAGGGCTGGTGGTGCGCGAGTGTATGCCCGTGCCCGCCCTGCGCGCGCCCATGGTCATGGTGCCGCATGTTTCGGGCTGGTTCCGGCTCGGGGGGACCATGGTGGCGGTGCTTGACCTGGGGGTGCTACTTGGCGTGCGTGCCCATGCCGTGCGCGCACCGGTCGAACTGCTCTATCGCCCGCTGCTTTTGTGCAACCAGCCCGGCGGCGGCTGTGTCGCGCTGCTCGTCGATGCGGCCCTTGATGTCATTCACCCGCAAAAGGGCATGCCCGCCATGGTTGACGCAAGGACCCGGGAAGCCGAGGGTGCGGGGCAGGAACTTGAACTGGGGGATGGCAGCATTGCCTACATGTTGCGCATGACCGACATCCTGGATGATGATGAACGCATGCGGCTTGACAGCCTGCTCGAGCGCACCCGCGCGCGCGCGGCCCTGTGGGCGCAGACGGGCCCCGCTGCCACCCCCACGGCGGATGGCGCGCCGTGAGCGGGTCGGCCGCCTTTCCGCCAGCGGGGTTGCGCAGGCTGCTCAATGCCGTGACCCGGCGCACCGGCCTGCATTATTATGTCGACAAGGCCGACCTGCTTGAAGAAGTGGTGGGCGCGCGCATGCGCCTGCATGGCTGCCACACCTGCCATGACTACCTGGCCCTGCTGGCCGACGGCGCGCGCGGCGATGCGGAATGGCGCGAACTGGAATCGGTCATCACCATCGGGGAGACCTTCTTCTTCCGCTATGCCGAGCAGTTCGCGGCCCTTGAGCGCACCATCCTGCCCCGGCTGATCCGCCAGGCGGAGGCCACGCGCCATCTGCGCATCTGGAGCGTGGGCTGCGCCAACGGGGCCGAGCCCTATTCCATCGCCATCCTGCTGACACGCCTGCTTGATGAGGCGGGCCAGAAACTGGCGGACTGGCGCATCGACATCCTGGGCACCGACATCAGCACCCGCGCCCTAGATCAGGCGCGTGAGGCCGCGTTCAGCGCGTGGAGCCTGCGTGATATCGCGCCCACGCAGCGCGCGGAATGGTTTACCCCGGTCAGCGCGCGCCTCTGGCGGCTGCATGAGGGGTACCGGCGCATGGTCACCTTCCGCTACAGCAACATTCTTGACCTGCTGCGCCCTGATGGCGGCCCCGCCGGTCCGTTTGACCTCATCCTGTGCCGCAACGTGCTGATCTATTTCGCGCAGGCGCAGGCGGTGGGACTGGTCCACGCCATGGCGCGGCGCCTCGTGCCCGAGGGCTGGCTGCTGCTGGGGCATTCGGAGCCGGTTTCCGATTTCAGGCCCTTTCTCGAGACCGTGCGCCTGCCTGGCACGCTGGCCTTCCGCGCGCCCTCCGCAGCGGGTGCGCAGGCTGCGCTTGCAGCAGTAAAGCCGCTGCCCGCACGCCGCGCGCAGCGTGCCGCAGCACCCGTGCCGTTGCCCGACAGCACGCCCGTAGCCAGCGCGATCCGCCGCGTGGCCGATGGCGGGCAGGTGGCGCGCGCCATGCAGATGTGCCGCGACCATCTGGCCCGGCATCCGGTTGACGTGCGCATCCATTTCCTGTTCGCCGTGCTGGCATGGGGCCACGGGAACCTGCTGCAGGCCGAGGAATCGTTCCGCCGGGTCATTTACCTGTGCCGCGACCATGTCATGGCGCGCTGCTATCTCGCCCGGCTGCTTGAAGATGCGGGCGGCCATGCACAGGCAGCCCGCATCCGCGCGCAGATGACCGAACTCGCCAGCCGCTGCCCGCCCGATGCTCCCCTGCCTGATGGCGATGGCCTGACCGCGGGCGGCCTGCTGCGGCTGGTGCGCCAGCTTGATGAGCCGTCCGGTGCCGCCTCAGCCGTGGCAGGCACCCAGCAGGTGCCTTCCTGATGGCGCGTTTTTTCGGCCCTCCGCCTGCCGTTCCCCCCCTTGCGGGGCGCGAGGCCTTTGCGCAGCGCGTGCTGGCTGACCGCGCGCGCATCATGGCCGCCCGCGCCGACACCGAAGGCCCCCGCGCGCCCGCGCGCCCGCTGGTTCTGCTCGATCTTGCAGGCCAGTGCTGCGGGGTGGACCTGCATGCCGTGCTGCGCGTGACCGACCCGGTCTGGAGCGACATGCCGCGCAGGCCCGACTGCCCGCCCGGCGTGCGCGGCGTGCATGGCTATCAGGGTGATCTGTATACCGTGTTCGACCTGTCGGTGCTGCTGGGCGGCACTGCGCTGGCGCAGCCCGGTGTCATGCTGCTGCTGCGCTCGGTCTCGAGCATTCCGCTCGGGCGCATCGCCCTGCTGGCCAGTGGGGCGGGCGGCACGGTGGACATTACCGCAACGCCTGCCCCGCTTACGCCTTCGGGTTTTCCGCAGGCCAGGCTGGCCGATGGGCGCAGCATGACGGTCATTGATCCCGCGCGCCTGTTTTCTTCCCGTTATGTCGGAGTGTGAAGTCCCGTGACTATCGCCAATCGCCTGCTGTTCGGTTTCATGGTCGGTGTCCTGCTCATGGTTTCGCTGGGCATCTATGCGCTGGGGCAGATCCGCGAGGTGCGCGACGAGATGACCATCATCGTCACGCGCGACCTGTCGGTCTATCGTGAACTGACCCATATCCGCGCCAATGAGAACGACCTCGTCGCCCGCAGGCTCGCCATTCTGGCGCATTACTACGCCCATGATTTCGAGACCGCTCCCGCCGTGCTCGAAGATGCCATTGCCAGTTGGGATGAAAAGGCCCGCGAGGCCGACAGCCTGCTTGCGGGCGTGCTGTCGCGCGCCGAGGAAGGCGGGCGGCTTGCGCGCAGCAACGACCAGCGCGAGATGTTCAATACCGTAGCCAGCCAGTTGCGTGACATTTCCAGCCAGTTCCAGATGGATACGCGCGGTGCCGGGCTTCTGTTCCAGGCCATTCGCGCGGGCAATGACCCCAGCGTGCGCGAACAGGCCTCGCGCATAGACAGCCGCGAGCAGTCGATCGACCTGCTCGTGGGCCGCGCCGCCTCGCTGCTCGACCATGGGGTGCAGGTGGCCGAAACCCAGGGTGCCGCATCGTATGACTACAGCCGCCGCTCGCTGGCCATTGGCATGGTGGTGGCCGTGGTGGTGGCGCTGATCGTGACCTTCTGGACGCGGCGCTCGATCATGGAGCCGATCTCGTCCATCATGCACGTGATGGAGCGGGTGGGGCAGGGCGACCTTGCCACCCGCGCCAAGGTGGGCGGCATGGGCGAGGAACGCGATGAAGT
This is a stretch of genomic DNA from Komagataeibacter xylinus. It encodes these proteins:
- a CDS encoding 1-acyl-sn-glycerol-3-phosphate acyltransferase, with the protein product MTVLRAFVFNLYFVVLTLMMGIAAFAIRLFGKKYALAYAKLWTGLTLRGLERICRINIQVSGLEHLPPGPCLLACQHQSMFDTFAWMNIVPLPTYVMKRELERIPLVGPMLRLTGMIGVDRDGGAKALRTLLADADRAAKEGRQIIIFPEGTRTPPGAAIKLQPGIAALSAHTGLPVIPVATDAGLHWGPNALVKTPGTIHIVVGRPLPAGLKRAQLLPAIGNAWRELCTGNGLPVPQAPAAPAEPAHA
- a CDS encoding YdcF family protein is translated as MTRLRCLLAGLCLLGLVAWSAGLGWFIVDARRPPAVPPHADGIVALTGGQGRIEQSLALLAQGYGDRLLISGVDRHATLGDFLRHQPPPVPLALWTHTTLGHRAASTLGNADETATWVHEYGMKSVIVVTAGYHIRRAMLEIARTIPEVHLYGYPIRSPALRYPLHPGTIRLMVVEYDKWLLACLDVARLTRPLHGLLNHADTRPVAPMG
- a CDS encoding ABC transporter permease — protein: MARQRYHDGLALRQALPGRFLPFLVGSMAFLAALALAGGIAAHSLSQRWTHGAGAVTTVQVPGPTDPATATAAMGQMPPTRIDAVLAILAATPGITDTHRLSDAELRALLAPWIEQTGDPSLPLPAVIELHTAPGQDVAASLLPRLQAQAPGLLMEHDSIWSDRLAALAGSLQACAGLAVLVVMTVAVCVVMAATRAGLLTRRQAIGLIHALGATDSYISGRFATRVGLLALWGGVWGSVLALPMLLALSHLAAPFTAMGDAPATAPDWHDVQAWTGLLPPALLWMLVILPPAAGLTGWATTQLTVRAWLRRLP
- a CDS encoding cell division ATP-binding protein FtsE; the encoded protein is MFRLHDVSYAYGGSQTGVAALSHVSLDVAQGEFRWLLGPSGAGKSSLLSILSLEVQASSGMVEILGVPVMQTRRAGLARLRRRIGAVKQDFGLLPDMSVFDNVALPLRLQHRAEAEIAHEVHAIMKWVGLEHRLDALPPQLSGGEQQRVAIARAVIYRPALLVADEPTNALDERQAGRLMRMFHRLAELGTTIVVATHNDAIVAKYPAPTIELVHGHLVRDHG
- a CDS encoding chemotaxis protein CheW yields the protein MDHASPQQAASCGQPRPEAPPVMIFRVGERQYGLPAGLVVRECMPVPALRAPMVMVPHVSGWFRLGGTMVAVLDLGVLLGVRAHAVRAPVELLYRPLLLCNQPGGGCVALLVDAALDVIHPQKGMPAMVDARTREAEGAGQELELGDGSIAYMLRMTDILDDDERMRLDSLLERTRARAALWAQTGPAATPTADGAP
- a CDS encoding protein-glutamate O-methyltransferase CheR encodes the protein MSGSAAFPPAGLRRLLNAVTRRTGLHYYVDKADLLEEVVGARMRLHGCHTCHDYLALLADGARGDAEWRELESVITIGETFFFRYAEQFAALERTILPRLIRQAEATRHLRIWSVGCANGAEPYSIAILLTRLLDEAGQKLADWRIDILGTDISTRALDQAREAAFSAWSLRDIAPTQRAEWFTPVSARLWRLHEGYRRMVTFRYSNILDLLRPDGGPAGPFDLILCRNVLIYFAQAQAVGLVHAMARRLVPEGWLLLGHSEPVSDFRPFLETVRLPGTLAFRAPSAAGAQAALAAVKPLPARRAQRAAAPVPLPDSTPVASAIRRVADGGQVARAMQMCRDHLARHPVDVRIHFLFAVLAWGHGNLLQAEESFRRVIYLCRDHVMARCYLARLLEDAGGHAQAARIRAQMTELASRCPPDAPLPDGDGLTAGGLLRLVRQLDEPSGAASAVAGTQQVPS
- a CDS encoding chemotaxis protein CheW → MARFFGPPPAVPPLAGREAFAQRVLADRARIMAARADTEGPRAPARPLVLLDLAGQCCGVDLHAVLRVTDPVWSDMPRRPDCPPGVRGVHGYQGDLYTVFDLSVLLGGTALAQPGVMLLLRSVSSIPLGRIALLASGAGGTVDITATPAPLTPSGFPQARLADGRSMTVIDPARLFSSRYVGV